The Leucobacter chromiiresistens genome has a window encoding:
- a CDS encoding amidohydrolase — protein MTDFHDVYLDYQLRARTPPEPPADGPSRFDGAGEEARARLSRSVHALQPELEALAARLFAAPEIGFAEHRSVRAVADVLQEHGIDAEVGVHGLDTALRASIGTGAGPHFAILAEYDALPGIGHACGHNLIAAIAVGAFLGAAPIVRDLGGTLTLLGTPAEENGGGKELLLRAGVFDEVHAAAMVHPAAGSRVSPIWGERTTGVRRVAVTYRGRAAHAAGEPWLGVNALDAVVTAYQSVAQLRQHILPIDRVHGIITDGGAAPNIVPERAAALFYVRSGEIDTLRVLTERVVDALEGAARATGTTAEIEVDPVPPYLPLEPNVELMRCWAGALGDRGRATPPPPAVPAQAGPSTDMGNVTQFIPAIHPSIGLGGPDDVHPHHAAFAEWTVQPAAFAAMGDAAAALGAVAVDYLADAELRAAVDAEFAARGGRYRWEG, from the coding sequence GTGACCGACTTCCACGACGTCTACCTCGACTACCAGCTACGAGCGCGGACCCCGCCGGAACCTCCGGCCGACGGGCCCTCGCGCTTCGACGGTGCGGGGGAGGAGGCCCGCGCGCGGCTCTCGCGGTCGGTGCACGCCCTGCAGCCCGAACTCGAGGCGCTGGCGGCCCGGCTCTTCGCGGCGCCCGAGATCGGGTTCGCCGAGCACCGCTCGGTGCGAGCCGTCGCCGACGTGCTGCAGGAGCACGGCATCGACGCCGAGGTGGGCGTCCACGGCCTCGATACGGCGCTCCGGGCCAGTATCGGCACGGGAGCGGGGCCGCACTTCGCGATCCTCGCCGAGTACGATGCGCTGCCCGGCATCGGGCACGCGTGCGGCCACAACCTCATCGCCGCCATCGCCGTCGGCGCGTTCCTCGGCGCAGCGCCGATCGTGCGCGACCTCGGCGGCACGCTCACGCTGCTCGGCACGCCGGCGGAGGAGAACGGCGGCGGCAAGGAGCTTCTGCTGCGCGCCGGCGTGTTCGACGAGGTGCACGCGGCCGCGATGGTGCACCCGGCGGCGGGATCGCGCGTCTCCCCGATCTGGGGGGAGCGCACCACCGGGGTGCGCCGGGTGGCCGTGACCTACCGGGGGCGCGCTGCGCACGCCGCCGGCGAGCCCTGGCTCGGCGTCAACGCGCTCGACGCGGTCGTCACCGCCTACCAGTCGGTGGCGCAGCTGCGCCAGCACATCCTCCCGATCGACCGGGTGCACGGGATCATCACGGACGGCGGCGCCGCGCCCAACATCGTGCCCGAGCGGGCGGCGGCGCTCTTCTACGTGCGATCAGGCGAGATCGATACCCTCCGGGTGCTCACCGAGCGCGTCGTCGATGCGCTGGAGGGCGCTGCGCGAGCGACCGGCACGACCGCCGAGATCGAGGTGGACCCGGTGCCGCCGTACCTGCCGCTCGAGCCGAACGTCGAACTCATGCGCTGCTGGGCCGGTGCGCTCGGCGACCGCGGGCGGGCGACCCCGCCGCCGCCGGCCGTGCCCGCGCAGGCCGGCCCCTCCACCGACATGGGGAACGTGACGCAGTTCATCCCCGCGATCCATCCGTCGATCGGCCTGGGCGGGCCCGACGACGTGCACCCGCACCACGCCGCCTTCGCCGAGTGGACGGTGCAGCCGGCGGCGTTCGCGGCGATGGGCGATGCGGCGGCCGCCCTCGGCGCGGTGGCCGTCGACTATCTCGCCGACGCCGAGCTGCGCGCCGCGGTCGACGCCGAGTTCGCGGCGCGCGGCGGGCGGTACCGCTGGGAGGGATGA
- a CDS encoding PucR family transcriptional regulator: protein MPARRPAPHPTLADLVSARELDLTCVVGHEWLSRAVTWVHVAEVTDPSPWLTRGVLLLTTGLVERTPESLDELFRRLRDHGVAGVGFGVGLTVQEIPDAWLVAAAAHGVPLLRVPLDIPYIAIAEHVSARIAESQLSQVQRLLDVQQRLAATTGEALDAEALETLAAELDAAVVRHDRSGEPVAVGTGLGEGELDAIAGELSRHAASGRRSSSVSLGSRFVHIASTAGGPIAVTRMRRYTPLEQGMIGSIALFIGGERDTEAGELMAVSFRERVLADALSGRLDDEARLFELLLGSSPRCTVVHLAPSPDPEVRSAKDPAAGLLLKAHLANAWSGAELTVVPLLCTFGSEFVVVLAGADQRDVQPVVERFLGNETGNLASWRAGISRTGPAGALPRLRTEAARAHRGTRDRGAVTLSYDDLTRREAWGAAIDAAQPAPVFAEWRRRLDLLDPGRAERARAALRAYLAVNGAIERAAGRLGVHRQTLRSRLDAAERDLDVRVDAPTDRALLWLALESGALGTDAEPSGA, encoded by the coding sequence ATGCCCGCTCGCCGCCCGGCTCCCCACCCGACGCTCGCCGATCTCGTCTCCGCGCGCGAGCTCGATCTCACCTGCGTCGTCGGCCACGAATGGCTGAGCCGAGCCGTCACCTGGGTGCACGTCGCCGAGGTCACCGATCCGAGCCCCTGGCTCACCCGCGGCGTGCTGCTGCTGACGACCGGCCTCGTCGAACGCACCCCGGAATCGCTCGACGAGCTGTTCCGCCGGCTGCGCGACCACGGCGTCGCCGGCGTCGGGTTCGGGGTGGGGCTCACCGTGCAGGAGATCCCCGATGCCTGGCTCGTCGCGGCCGCAGCGCACGGGGTGCCGCTGCTCCGGGTCCCGCTCGACATCCCGTACATCGCCATCGCCGAGCACGTCTCCGCCCGCATCGCCGAGTCGCAGCTGAGCCAGGTGCAGCGCCTCCTCGACGTGCAGCAGCGCCTCGCCGCGACGACGGGCGAGGCGCTCGACGCCGAAGCGCTCGAGACGCTCGCCGCCGAACTCGACGCGGCCGTCGTGCGACACGACCGCAGCGGCGAACCGGTCGCCGTCGGAACGGGCCTCGGCGAGGGCGAACTCGACGCCATCGCGGGCGAGCTCTCCCGGCACGCCGCCTCGGGCCGGCGGTCGTCGAGCGTCTCCCTGGGCTCCCGGTTCGTGCACATCGCCAGCACCGCCGGCGGGCCGATCGCGGTGACCCGGATGCGACGCTACACGCCGCTGGAGCAGGGCATGATCGGGTCGATCGCGCTGTTCATCGGCGGCGAGCGCGATACTGAAGCCGGTGAGCTCATGGCGGTCTCGTTTCGCGAGCGGGTGCTCGCCGACGCCCTCTCCGGGCGACTCGACGACGAGGCCCGACTGTTCGAGCTCCTGCTCGGGTCGAGCCCCCGGTGCACCGTCGTGCATCTCGCCCCCTCTCCCGACCCGGAGGTGCGCAGCGCGAAGGATCCCGCTGCGGGTCTGCTGCTCAAGGCCCACCTCGCGAACGCCTGGAGCGGCGCCGAGCTCACCGTGGTGCCGCTGCTCTGCACGTTCGGCTCGGAGTTCGTCGTCGTGCTCGCGGGGGCCGATCAGCGGGATGTGCAGCCCGTCGTGGAGCGGTTCCTCGGGAACGAGACCGGCAACCTCGCGAGCTGGCGCGCCGGCATCAGCCGCACCGGGCCGGCGGGAGCCCTCCCCCGGCTGCGAACGGAGGCGGCGCGCGCCCACCGCGGCACGCGCGATCGCGGAGCCGTCACGCTCTCGTACGATGACCTGACCCGGCGCGAGGCCTGGGGCGCGGCGATCGACGCCGCGCAACCCGCACCGGTGTTCGCCGAATGGCGGCGGCGCCTCGATCTGCTCGATCCGGGCCGCGCGGAGCGCGCGCGCGCCGCCCTGCGCGCCTATCTCGCGGTCAACGGGGCGATCGAGCGCGCCGCGGGCCGGCTGGGCGTGCACCGCCAGACGCTGCGCAGCCGCCTCGACGCCGCCGAGCGGGATCTCGATGTGCGAGTCGACGCCCCGACCGATCGCGCGCTCCTCTGGCTCGCGCTCGAGTCGGGGGCCCTCGGCACGGACGCGGAGCCCTCAGGCGCCTGA
- a CDS encoding TetR/AcrR family transcriptional regulator: MSARASAPPPESSTAAIRHLAERGYEATTAEALAAAVGMSRSTFFRRFGSKDDVVFADHDLALARLEAALDGTPLAPAEALVSATTDVLRLLLRDPEAARLRFELMRVTPALRDRELVITHRYERVFTRYIRAVQQTGTPAWVASTLGASLVAAHNAALRAWLRGRVDDAASALTRDLRDLTGLYRRWLDGGDGPQEETRVLVAVYDAAGSPDRVLDEVAQRLRR, translated from the coding sequence ATGTCAGCGCGCGCCTCCGCACCCCCGCCCGAGAGCTCGACCGCCGCGATCCGCCATCTCGCGGAGCGCGGCTACGAGGCGACCACCGCCGAGGCCCTCGCAGCGGCGGTCGGGATGAGCCGCAGCACGTTCTTCCGCAGGTTCGGCAGCAAGGACGACGTCGTCTTCGCGGATCACGACCTCGCGCTCGCCCGGCTGGAGGCCGCGCTCGACGGCACTCCCCTCGCGCCGGCGGAGGCGCTCGTGAGCGCGACCACCGACGTGCTGCGCCTGCTCCTCAGAGACCCGGAGGCGGCGCGCCTGCGCTTCGAACTCATGCGCGTCACGCCCGCGCTCCGCGATCGCGAACTCGTGATCACGCACCGCTACGAGCGGGTGTTCACGCGCTACATCCGAGCGGTGCAGCAGACGGGAACGCCGGCCTGGGTCGCGTCCACCCTCGGCGCATCGCTCGTCGCCGCCCACAATGCGGCGCTGCGGGCCTGGCTGCGGGGGCGCGTCGACGATGCCGCGTCGGCGCTGACCCGCGATCTGCGCGATCTGACGGGCCTGTACCGGCGCTGGCTCGACGGCGGCGACGGCCCGCAGGAGGAGACCCGCGTACTCGTCGCAGTCTACGACGCCGCCGGATCCCCCGATCGCGTGCTCGACGAGGTCGCGCAGCGCCTGCGCCGCTGA
- a CDS encoding acyl-CoA dehydrogenase family protein, giving the protein MSRSKIVSQGTAEPEYALWEPLDPDVAGVFRGVSREDLAYRDRARSFVQEEVRPVIAGIWDRAEYPLELARRLGELDLLRDGIDVPGFPEQSLLAASLTMMELARGDGSIATIVGVQGGLALRSIALCGSAAQHERWFEPLARGTELGAFALTEPTHGSDSVSLETSAVRDGDEYVISGHKKWIGSGSVGEVSVVWARGDDGQVQGFLVPQSAEGYRATTIEGKVSLRAIWQAHIELDGVRVPASARMPGANSFADTARVLQATRLGVAWSALGHAIAVYESAVHYARQRVQFGRPLAASQIVQARLAEMLSALTSLQTLLMQLTRAEERGELSGPGASLGKYTATRTARDLARNARDLLGGNGILLENRVARHFADIEALHTYEGTETVQALIIGRDITGLSAFA; this is encoded by the coding sequence ATGTCGAGGTCCAAGATCGTCAGCCAGGGAACCGCCGAGCCCGAGTACGCGCTCTGGGAGCCGCTGGACCCCGATGTGGCCGGAGTCTTCCGGGGCGTTTCCCGCGAGGATCTCGCCTACCGCGACCGCGCCCGATCCTTCGTGCAGGAGGAGGTGCGCCCGGTGATCGCGGGGATCTGGGATCGCGCCGAGTACCCGCTCGAACTCGCCCGCCGCCTCGGCGAACTCGACCTGCTGCGCGACGGCATCGACGTGCCGGGGTTCCCCGAGCAGAGCCTGCTGGCCGCCAGCCTCACGATGATGGAGCTCGCGCGCGGCGACGGATCGATCGCCACGATCGTCGGCGTGCAGGGCGGCCTCGCGCTGCGCTCGATCGCCCTCTGCGGCTCCGCAGCGCAGCACGAGCGGTGGTTCGAGCCGCTGGCGCGCGGCACCGAGCTCGGCGCGTTCGCACTCACCGAGCCGACGCACGGATCCGACTCCGTGAGCCTCGAGACGAGCGCCGTGCGCGACGGCGACGAGTACGTGATCAGCGGTCACAAGAAGTGGATCGGGTCGGGCAGCGTCGGCGAGGTCTCGGTGGTCTGGGCCCGCGGCGACGACGGCCAGGTGCAGGGGTTCCTCGTGCCGCAGAGCGCGGAGGGCTACCGGGCGACGACGATCGAGGGCAAGGTCTCGCTGCGGGCCATCTGGCAGGCGCACATCGAGCTCGACGGCGTGCGCGTCCCCGCGAGCGCGCGCATGCCGGGGGCCAACAGCTTCGCAGACACGGCCCGGGTGCTGCAGGCGACCCGGCTCGGCGTCGCGTGGTCGGCGCTCGGGCACGCGATCGCCGTGTACGAGTCCGCCGTGCACTACGCGCGTCAGCGAGTGCAGTTCGGGCGCCCGCTCGCGGCGTCGCAGATCGTGCAGGCGCGTCTCGCCGAGATGCTGAGCGCGCTCACCTCGCTGCAGACGCTGCTCATGCAGCTCACGCGGGCCGAGGAGCGCGGGGAGCTCTCGGGGCCGGGCGCCTCCCTCGGCAAGTACACCGCGACGCGCACCGCGCGCGATCTCGCCCGCAACGCGCGCGACCTGCTCGGCGGCAACGGCATCCTGCTCGAGAACCGAGTGGCGCGGCACTTCGCCGACATCGAGGCCCTGCACACCTACGAGGGCACGGAGACCGTTCAGGCGCTCATCATCGGTCGCGACATCACCGGGCTCTCAGCGTTCGCGTGA